The DNA window ACTTGTCCATGTAAGGTTGGTCGCCGTCGGTGACGTGAATCGACCGCCAGCCGCGCACAATGCCCTCGTCGCGGTGATCGAAGTATTCCAGCCGGTTCAGGTCGTGCAAATCCCAGCGGATCGACGCGTGTTCGCCGTTGATCTCGAAGGTATACAGCGCCTTGTGCCCCCGTGCGTATCGCGTCGACTCGAACAGGCCCAGCGACCCATTCTGGAAATGGCAGTGAAAAATACAGGCATCGTCGATCCCGACGGGCTGCACTTTACCGGTCAGCGCGTGCATCCGCTCTTTCACAAACGTTTCCGTGACGGCTGATACGTCGGTAATGGCCCCGTTGAGCCACATCGCCGTATCGATGCAGTGCGCCAGCAGATCGCCCGTAACGCCCGAACCGGCCGCGTCGACGTCCATGCGCCAGGTGCCGGTACCGCCCTGCGGGACGTCGGCGCTGATGGTCCAGTCCTGCAAAAAGTTGGCGCGGTAGTGAAAAATCCGGCCGAGCTTGCCCGATGTGATAAGCTGTTTCGCCAGCGTTACGGCCGGAATGCGCCGGTAGTTGTACCAGACCGTATTGGCGACGCCCGCTTTCTCCACCGCGTCGGCCATCTGCTGCGCTTCCGTAACGGTGCGGGCCAGCGGTTTTTCGCACAAAATCATCTTACCCGCTTTGGCCGCAGCAATGGCGATTTCGGCGTGGGAGTCGTTGGGCGTACAGATGTCGACGGCGTCGATGTCGTCGCGGGCGATGACGGCCCGCCAGTCGGTTTCGATGGATTCGTAGCCCCACTGATCGGCAAACGCCTGCACCTTTTCG is part of the Spirosoma rhododendri genome and encodes:
- a CDS encoding Gfo/Idh/MocA family protein, which produces MPSKKEIRIGLIGTGFMGRTHSNGYNRVPNFFPDLMHTPVLKTVCSRNAEKVQAFADQWGYESIETDWRAVIARDDIDAVDICTPNDSHAEIAIAAAKAGKMILCEKPLARTVTEAQQMADAVEKAGVANTVWYNYRRIPAVTLAKQLITSGKLGRIFHYRANFLQDWTISADVPQGGTGTWRMDVDAAGSGVTGDLLAHCIDTAMWLNGAITDVSAVTETFVKERMHALTGKVQPVGIDDACIFHCHFQNGSLGLFESTRYARGHKALYTFEINGEHASIRWDLHDLNRLEYFDHRDEGIVRGWRSIHVTDGDQPYMDKWWVPGLGIGYEHSFIHQAADFFKSLDTGEPCRPTFRDALETQKVCEAVLESATSRRWQDTGVEEFAGFNQELV